The following proteins are co-located in the Bordetella bronchialis genome:
- a CDS encoding MFS transporter, giving the protein MSKAASLTPPSVQLDTDRPSSRAYASWALIALAYAIAFMQRLAPQSMLNELSASFSIDAGGLGVLASGYFYGYLAMQIPAGILVDTLGVRRVLLGSLVVSLAGTACFAMAPTVAAAFAARVIVACGDALVFTAMLKLVALKFRQSRFGLMSGLSQVSGYLGGVIATTPLAYAVSDLGWRECFALVAGVIALNLAASILVFPRKDQAPMALKELGPRLGRTLGLFRGRLRNASSWGCAIVFASHFASVTTLSGVWGLPMVRDTLSISKDQASTCILAFLVSNVAGSILLGHLSDRVLNVRRALLWNCLLRAAILLTLLPALLASLGYVYAIACFSVLGFVAGGTVPLVLKAVRKLYTAEMIGIGASFNTTLAGITAALVQPLIGSLLATSATGSPGHLSYTAQGYTGFVLFMAAVSALGCIGAAAMRMAQQA; this is encoded by the coding sequence ATGAGCAAGGCCGCGTCATTGACACCGCCGTCGGTCCAGCTGGACACCGACCGGCCTTCCTCGCGCGCCTACGCGTCATGGGCGCTGATCGCGCTGGCCTATGCCATCGCCTTCATGCAGAGGCTGGCGCCGCAGTCCATGCTGAACGAACTGTCCGCGTCGTTCTCCATCGATGCCGGCGGCCTGGGCGTGCTGGCGTCCGGCTATTTCTATGGCTACCTGGCCATGCAGATCCCCGCCGGCATTCTGGTGGACACGCTGGGCGTGCGGCGGGTCCTGCTGGGCAGCCTGGTCGTTTCGCTGGCGGGCACCGCGTGCTTCGCCATGGCGCCCACCGTCGCCGCCGCCTTCGCCGCCCGCGTCATCGTCGCCTGTGGCGATGCGCTGGTATTCACCGCCATGCTGAAACTGGTGGCGCTGAAGTTCCGGCAAAGCCGATTCGGTTTGATGTCCGGCTTATCCCAGGTATCCGGCTACCTGGGCGGGGTCATCGCCACCACCCCTTTGGCCTACGCCGTTTCCGACCTGGGATGGCGCGAATGCTTCGCGCTCGTGGCCGGCGTCATCGCCTTGAACCTGGCGGCCTCCATCCTGGTATTCCCCCGAAAGGACCAGGCGCCGATGGCGCTGAAGGAACTAGGCCCCCGCCTGGGACGCACGCTGGGCCTATTCCGCGGGCGGCTGCGTAATGCGAGCAGCTGGGGATGCGCCATCGTTTTCGCCTCGCACTTCGCCTCAGTCACTACGCTATCTGGTGTATGGGGCCTGCCTATGGTCCGGGATACGCTCTCGATCAGCAAGGACCAGGCTAGCACGTGCATCCTGGCATTCCTCGTCAGCAATGTGGCCGGCTCCATCCTGCTGGGCCACCTTTCGGATCGCGTCCTGAACGTGCGGCGCGCGCTGCTGTGGAATTGCCTGCTGCGCGCCGCGATCCTGCTTACCTTGCTTCCGGCATTGCTGGCATCGCTGGGGTATGTATACGCCATCGCCTGCTTCAGTGTCCTGGGCTTTGTGGCCGGCGGCACCGTACCGCTGGTATTGAAAGCGGTAAGAAAGCTCTACACCGCCGAGATGATCGGAATCGGTGCTTCGTTCAACACCACGCTGGCCGGCATCACGGCGGCATTGGTGCAGCCGCTTATCGGATCCCTGCTGGCCACCTCGGCCACCGGCAGCCCCGGCCACTTGTCCTACACCGCGCAGGGCTACACCGGATTCGTTCTCTTCATGGCGGCCGTCTCGGCCCTGGGCTGTATCGGCGCGGCGGCAATGCGCATGGCGCAACAAGCTTAG
- the purB gene encoding adenylosuccinate lyase: MPVSVFDMQSLQHLWSTDELRAIFSEENRVQKWLDFEAALAASQAELGIIPAAAAEEIAAKAKVSNIDIGKMSAEVRRIKHSLVPALKQLQACCSAENGEWVHYGATTQDVVDTGVALQLKEAHAVILRDTQAVGRELARLAQAHRDTPMVGRTHGVQALPITFGHKCAVWLDEMGRHYQRLKECEPRVLVGMIVGAVGSQASLGEQAAEVEARTLRRLGLATPSISWASARDRFTEYGALLAMIGATLSKIGNELFNMQRNEIAEVEEAFSDGKLGSSTMPHKRNPTSAENLAALSRPLRYNAALMMEGMVQEGERDGIAWKMEWKALPECCVIAGAMLFQARNLLAGLRVDEGGMARNLDLMRGYLLSERVMLELSGRVGKQTAHEWIYEASMHGITHKLDFAEAMRQHKELAGLLGEDEIRRLTDPAGYLGQCGPSVDRLLARQKEAGWLQA; the protein is encoded by the coding sequence ATGCCAGTTTCCGTATTCGACATGCAATCGCTTCAGCACCTATGGAGCACCGACGAACTGCGGGCGATTTTCTCCGAGGAAAATCGCGTGCAGAAATGGCTGGACTTCGAGGCGGCGCTGGCCGCCTCGCAGGCCGAGCTGGGCATCATCCCCGCTGCCGCGGCCGAGGAAATCGCGGCCAAGGCCAAGGTATCGAATATCGACATCGGCAAGATGTCGGCGGAGGTCCGCCGCATCAAGCATTCGCTGGTGCCCGCGCTCAAGCAGCTGCAAGCCTGCTGCAGCGCGGAGAACGGCGAATGGGTCCATTACGGCGCCACCACGCAGGACGTGGTCGACACCGGCGTGGCGCTGCAGCTGAAGGAGGCGCATGCCGTCATCCTGCGCGACACGCAGGCCGTCGGCCGCGAGCTGGCCCGCCTGGCGCAGGCGCACCGCGACACCCCAATGGTCGGCCGCACGCATGGCGTGCAGGCGCTGCCCATCACCTTCGGCCACAAATGCGCCGTCTGGCTGGACGAGATGGGCCGCCACTACCAGCGCCTGAAAGAGTGCGAGCCTCGCGTGCTGGTGGGCATGATCGTGGGCGCGGTGGGCAGCCAGGCGTCCCTGGGCGAGCAGGCCGCCGAGGTCGAAGCGCGCACGCTGCGTCGCCTGGGGCTGGCAACACCTTCCATCAGCTGGGCCTCCGCGCGCGACCGCTTCACCGAGTACGGCGCGCTGCTGGCGATGATAGGCGCGACGCTCTCGAAGATCGGCAACGAGCTGTTCAATATGCAGCGCAACGAGATCGCCGAAGTGGAAGAGGCGTTCTCCGATGGCAAGCTGGGGTCATCGACCATGCCGCACAAGCGCAACCCGACCTCGGCGGAGAACCTGGCCGCCCTGTCGCGCCCCCTGCGCTACAACGCCGCGCTGATGATGGAAGGCATGGTGCAGGAAGGCGAGCGCGACGGCATCGCCTGGAAGATGGAATGGAAAGCCCTGCCCGAATGCTGCGTGATCGCGGGCGCGATGCTGTTCCAGGCCAGGAACCTGTTGGCCGGCCTGCGCGTCGACGAAGGCGGCATGGCCAGGAACCTGGACCTGATGCGCGGATACCTGCTTTCCGAACGCGTCATGCTGGAACTGAGCGGCCGCGTTGGCAAGCAGACCGCGCACGAGTGGATCTACGAGGCCTCCATGCATGGCATCACGCACAAGCTCGACTTCGCCGAGGCGATGCGCCAGCACAAGGAACTGGCGGGCCTGCTGGGCGAGGATGAAATCCGCCGGCTGACCGATCCTGCCGGCTATCTGGGGCAATGCGGCCCCTCGGTGGACCGCCTGCTGGCCCGCCAGAAAGAAGCGGGCTGGCTGCAGGCCTGA
- a CDS encoding MmgE/PrpD family protein: protein MSMLPEDRLVQHVIGLQSRPIPQATRERLAQALLDWFTAGWSAMQLDAAARLRHLAVLCHPGGGDSPVFGDARTGAMAAAFANAGIAHVREIDDAHRSAMLHPGIIAVSPVLALARRHALTQRRAADAIIAGYEVALRAGEALGTRHAANFHATATAGALGAAAAAAVALGLPAEQLHHALGIAATQAAGLWQLVDDNAHESKSLHPAMAVRNGMTAAYAAQAGLPGARAFFTGKRGMYALLAGDGPLAALDGDLDAPERINTATIKAWPCCAQLFTPLDAARALLDEHAIRPGDIASVEVAIFPHALKIAGVHWPSRPAEAAFCLRYVMARLLLAGGLGIEDMEAPDLACPALRDLAQRIAVVPDESFQQAFPRKRPSRVTLRLRDGRTLSALRELRRGDPEEPYDWDGMLARMRAYAPAMDDAAAAGIAAWCGRHADAAHDKAPCAPDTALFGARAGLGTDAGTGTDPTMGLGMDTGTDTDMATDMIADTDTGTDARGR from the coding sequence ATGTCCATGCTGCCGGAAGACCGACTCGTCCAACACGTGATTGGCCTGCAATCGCGACCCATCCCGCAAGCGACCCGCGAACGCCTGGCCCAGGCGCTGCTGGACTGGTTCACGGCGGGGTGGTCCGCGATGCAGCTGGACGCCGCGGCGCGGCTGCGCCATCTGGCCGTTCTATGCCATCCCGGCGGCGGGGATAGCCCCGTCTTCGGGGACGCACGCACCGGCGCGATGGCGGCGGCCTTCGCCAATGCCGGCATCGCGCACGTGCGGGAAATCGACGACGCCCACCGCAGCGCCATGCTGCATCCCGGCATCATCGCGGTCTCCCCGGTGCTCGCGCTGGCACGGCGGCACGCCCTGACGCAGCGGCGCGCGGCCGACGCCATCATCGCGGGATACGAGGTCGCGCTGCGGGCCGGAGAAGCCCTGGGGACGCGGCATGCGGCCAACTTCCACGCCACCGCCACCGCGGGCGCGCTAGGCGCGGCGGCGGCCGCGGCCGTCGCACTGGGCCTGCCGGCGGAACAGCTCCATCACGCCTTGGGCATCGCCGCGACCCAGGCCGCCGGCCTGTGGCAGCTGGTCGACGACAACGCGCACGAATCGAAATCGCTGCACCCGGCCATGGCGGTGCGCAACGGGATGACGGCCGCCTATGCGGCACAAGCCGGCCTGCCCGGCGCCCGCGCCTTCTTTACCGGCAAGCGCGGCATGTATGCATTGCTCGCGGGCGACGGGCCCCTGGCCGCGCTCGATGGCGACCTGGATGCGCCGGAGCGGATCAACACCGCCACCATCAAGGCCTGGCCCTGCTGCGCGCAACTGTTCACGCCGCTGGACGCGGCCCGCGCGCTGCTCGACGAACACGCAATCCGTCCCGGGGATATCGCGTCGGTGGAAGTGGCGATTTTCCCGCACGCGCTGAAGATCGCCGGCGTGCATTGGCCCTCCCGGCCGGCCGAGGCGGCGTTCTGCCTGCGCTACGTCATGGCCCGGCTGCTGCTTGCCGGCGGGCTGGGGATCGAGGACATGGAAGCGCCGGATCTGGCTTGTCCCGCGCTGCGAGACCTGGCGCAGCGTATCGCCGTCGTACCCGACGAGTCCTTCCAGCAGGCCTTTCCGCGCAAGCGTCCCAGCCGGGTCACGCTGCGCTTGCGCGACGGCCGCACGCTGAGCGCGCTGCGTGAACTGCGGCGCGGCGATCCGGAAGAACCTTACGACTGGGACGGCATGCTGGCCCGCATGCGCGCCTATGCGCCCGCCATGGACGACGCCGCCGCGGCGGGCATCGCCGCGTGGTGCGGCCGCCATGCCGATGCGGCCCATGACAAAGCGCCCTGCGCGCCCGATACGGCGCTATTCGGCGCACGCGCCGGCCTGGGGACAGACGCCGGCACGGGCACGGACCCAACCATGGGACTGGGCATGGACACGGGCACGGACACGGACATGGCCACGGACATGATCGCGGATACGGACACGGGTACGGACGCCCGCGGCCGCTGA
- a CDS encoding YqcI/YcgG family protein produces MKDYLSRTQIHQRYPDGTWQAVLFQELASTLNSDTRAFPCIFGVAGYRADQLRYLFLDDDDAEALARNLRAYVAEARACGPNTSLIVFFRPRPLLPLEAYRAKFWALLGQLAALDDAEWPADIPAELDSPHWEFCFAGEPIFVVCNTPAHIQRQSRRSSSFMMTFQPRWVFDNILGTKRARDASVAKVRERLATYDMIPASQDLGAYGDPSNREYKQYFLNDDNRSVTGCPFHAMRALASETEA; encoded by the coding sequence GTGAAAGACTATCTCAGCCGTACGCAGATCCACCAACGCTATCCCGATGGCACCTGGCAAGCCGTGCTTTTCCAGGAACTCGCCAGCACCCTGAACAGCGACACCCGGGCGTTTCCCTGCATCTTCGGCGTCGCGGGATACCGCGCCGACCAGTTGCGCTATCTTTTCCTGGACGACGATGACGCCGAGGCACTGGCGCGCAACCTGCGCGCCTACGTCGCCGAAGCGCGCGCCTGCGGGCCCAACACGTCGCTCATCGTGTTCTTTCGTCCGCGGCCGCTGCTGCCGCTGGAAGCCTACCGGGCCAAATTCTGGGCGCTGCTGGGCCAACTGGCGGCGCTGGACGACGCCGAATGGCCGGCCGACATCCCGGCCGAGCTGGATTCTCCCCACTGGGAATTCTGCTTCGCGGGCGAACCCATCTTCGTCGTCTGCAACACGCCGGCGCACATACAGCGGCAAAGCCGCCGGTCCAGCTCTTTCATGATGACCTTCCAGCCCCGCTGGGTGTTCGACAACATCCTGGGCACCAAGCGGGCACGCGACGCCAGCGTGGCAAAGGTACGCGAACGGCTGGCGACCTATGACATGATCCCGGCCTCGCAGGATCTGGGCGCCTACGGCGATCCCTCGAACCGCGAATACAAGCAGTACTTCCTGAACGACGACAACCGTTCGGTCACCGGCTGCCCGTTCCACGCCATGCGGGCCCTGGCTTCCGAGACCGAAGCGTGA
- a CDS encoding FAD-binding oxidoreductase translates to MADSPSLLAALAAIVGDAHVLTRPDDTAPYVADWRGHYPGIARAVVRPADTGQVARVVRLCAEAGVPLVPQGGNTGLVGGSTPDDSGREVVVSLGRMTAVRRVDPLGNSMTLEAGCTVLAAQAAARECGKLFPLSLASEGSATIGGVVSTNAGGEQVLRYGNTRELTLGLEVVLADGRVLDALTTLRKDNTGYDLKQLFIGSEGTLGIVTAAAFKLFPQPRRTVTGWVALTDPQAAVDLLAMLTDAVGERVTAFELLGREALDQVLAHPLEGMRDPLAGGYPWAVLFDVSETSARMDPAEAVEEVLGMALERGLAIDAALAASGRQAQEFWALREHVPEAQRLHGPSLKHDISVPIASIPAFIETAGAALARALPGIRIVCFGHVGDGNLHYNQSKPPGMDDKAFRARAPEIHDIVHGIAADMHGSISAEHGIGRLKQDAFLRHKAPLALDLMASLKAAFDPRGVFNPGRILPPSRP, encoded by the coding sequence ATGGCCGATTCCCCTTCCCTGCTTGCCGCGCTGGCGGCCATCGTCGGCGACGCCCATGTGCTGACACGCCCCGACGACACCGCGCCGTACGTGGCGGACTGGCGCGGGCACTATCCCGGCATCGCGCGCGCCGTCGTGCGGCCGGCCGATACCGGCCAGGTCGCGCGCGTCGTCCGCCTGTGCGCGGAGGCCGGCGTGCCGCTGGTGCCGCAGGGCGGCAATACCGGCCTGGTGGGCGGCTCCACGCCCGACGACTCCGGCCGCGAGGTCGTCGTCAGCCTGGGCCGCATGACGGCGGTGCGCCGCGTCGATCCGCTGGGCAACAGCATGACGCTGGAAGCCGGCTGCACGGTGCTGGCGGCACAGGCGGCGGCACGCGAATGCGGCAAGCTGTTCCCCTTGTCCCTGGCCTCGGAAGGCAGCGCGACCATCGGCGGCGTGGTGTCGACCAATGCCGGCGGCGAACAGGTGCTGCGCTATGGCAATACGCGTGAACTGACGCTGGGCCTGGAGGTCGTGCTGGCCGACGGCCGGGTCCTGGACGCGCTGACGACCCTGCGCAAGGACAACACCGGCTACGACCTTAAGCAATTGTTCATCGGCAGCGAAGGCACCCTGGGCATCGTTACCGCCGCGGCGTTCAAGCTTTTCCCGCAACCGCGCCGCACCGTAACCGGCTGGGTCGCGCTGACCGATCCCCAGGCGGCCGTCGATCTGCTGGCCATGCTGACGGATGCCGTCGGCGAACGCGTGACGGCCTTCGAACTGCTCGGCCGCGAGGCGCTGGACCAGGTGCTGGCGCACCCGCTGGAGGGCATGCGCGACCCGCTGGCCGGCGGCTATCCATGGGCCGTCCTCTTCGACGTATCCGAAACATCGGCCCGCATGGATCCCGCGGAAGCCGTCGAAGAAGTCCTGGGCATGGCGCTGGAACGCGGCCTGGCCATCGATGCGGCGCTGGCGGCGTCGGGCCGCCAGGCGCAGGAGTTCTGGGCCCTGCGCGAGCACGTGCCCGAGGCGCAACGCCTGCATGGTCCGTCGCTGAAGCACGATATCTCCGTGCCCATCGCGTCCATCCCCGCCTTCATCGAAACCGCGGGCGCGGCGCTGGCCCGCGCATTGCCCGGCATACGCATCGTCTGCTTCGGCCATGTCGGCGACGGCAACCTGCACTACAACCAGAGCAAGCCGCCCGGCATGGACGACAAGGCCTTCCGTGCCCGCGCACCCGAAATACACGACATCGTGCACGGCATCGCGGCCGACATGCACGGGTCCATATCCGCCGAGCACGGCATCGGGCGCCTGAAGCAGGATGCGTTCCTGCGCCACAAGGCCCCCCTCGCCCTGGACCTGATGGCCAGCCTGAAAGCGGCGTTCGATCCGCGCGGTGTCTTCAACCCCGGACGCATCCTGCCGCCATCCCGGCCCTAG
- a CDS encoding IclR family transcriptional regulator, with translation MSSKTPPTPPVGVLERGISILESFSDDALRLSLADLAERTGLDKATLLRLLGVLVRARLVHRFDNGNYAMGPATLHMGMLYRQTFDLGARIQPVLQNVMQQTGETVALYVRSGDERICLYRENTLQEVRHHVEVGTRLPLSAGGSSAHILLAYTGGTTPHAKTIREKGYAMTRAERVAEMASVALPVFEADGTFIGAMVVLGLASRHNQQAQLKAADIVRRELAAQGFSASPPADSPLSADAAKGARR, from the coding sequence GTGTCAAGCAAAACACCCCCCACGCCGCCCGTCGGCGTGCTGGAACGCGGCATTAGCATCCTGGAGAGCTTCAGCGACGACGCCTTGCGGCTGTCGCTGGCCGACCTGGCCGAACGAACGGGCCTGGACAAGGCCACGCTGCTGCGGCTGCTGGGCGTGCTGGTGCGCGCGCGCCTGGTCCATCGCTTCGATAACGGCAATTACGCGATGGGTCCGGCGACGCTGCACATGGGGATGCTTTATCGCCAGACCTTCGACCTGGGGGCCCGCATACAGCCCGTGCTGCAGAACGTCATGCAGCAGACCGGCGAGACGGTGGCCCTGTACGTGCGCAGCGGCGACGAGCGGATCTGCCTGTACCGCGAAAACACGCTGCAGGAGGTGCGGCATCACGTGGAGGTCGGCACCCGCCTGCCCCTGAGCGCCGGCGGTTCCTCCGCCCACATCCTGCTGGCCTATACGGGCGGCACGACGCCCCACGCCAAAACCATCCGCGAGAAGGGCTATGCGATGACGCGGGCCGAGCGCGTGGCGGAAATGGCCTCCGTCGCCTTGCCGGTGTTCGAGGCCGATGGCACGTTCATCGGCGCGATGGTGGTGCTGGGGCTGGCGTCACGCCATAACCAGCAGGCGCAGCTGAAGGCGGCCGACATCGTGCGGCGCGAACTGGCCGCGCAAGGGTTTTCCGCGAGTCCGCCCGCGGACAGCCCCTTGTCCGCCGATGCGGCGAAGGGCGCGCGGCGCTGA
- a CDS encoding cupin domain-containing protein, translating into MEVIKGLLGDIDLAEGLRALLPRQGCIEVQRDAPGKEHRTHSHPTDETLIIVDGELTVYADGVKHVCRKGDVIDLPGGTVHGSIASAEGAIYLIAFERLAPSIKARAEQYCGAW; encoded by the coding sequence ATGGAAGTGATCAAGGGACTGCTGGGCGATATCGACCTGGCCGAGGGCCTGCGGGCCCTGCTGCCGCGGCAGGGCTGCATCGAAGTGCAGCGCGACGCACCGGGCAAGGAACACCGCACGCACAGCCATCCGACCGACGAAACGCTGATCATCGTCGACGGCGAACTGACGGTCTATGCCGACGGCGTCAAGCACGTATGCAGGAAGGGGGACGTCATCGATCTGCCGGGCGGGACGGTGCATGGGTCCATCGCCTCGGCGGAAGGCGCGATCTACCTGATCGCCTTCGAACGGCTGGCCCCGTCCATCAAGGCACGCGCGGAGCAGTACTGCGGCGCGTGGTAG
- a CDS encoding Bug family tripartite tricarboxylate transporter substrate binding protein: protein MEHDHRTTSPGRRRLLLTGALGAAGMLAGGIPVSRAYASAAAFPERPITLVVGFPPGGGGDLYGRLIATALGRTLKQTVVVENKTGAGGNIAAALVAKAPPDGYTMLLAMSGNLAVSPALKPATLPYKVPQDFTSIGLILEAPHGLFVAPNSRFKTAAELIAAARTKEMSFASTGAGGAAHIGMERIKELGKLKLLHIPYRGSGPAITDLLGGQVDMFFATASPLMPQVRQGALRLLAVSGENRNPGLPDVPTFKELGIDMTLTQWYGLVAPAGTPQEIQRLLSGHLSQALKDPQVREVIRRDAAVEHDLPMDRFTAYIERDIAQYRTVATPELLKQIGA, encoded by the coding sequence ATGGAGCACGATCATCGAACGACATCGCCGGGCCGACGGCGCCTGCTGCTGACCGGCGCGCTGGGCGCGGCGGGCATGCTGGCCGGCGGTATCCCGGTGTCCCGCGCCTATGCATCGGCGGCCGCGTTTCCCGAGCGCCCCATCACATTGGTGGTGGGCTTTCCGCCGGGCGGCGGCGGCGACCTGTATGGCCGGCTCATCGCCACGGCGCTGGGCCGTACCCTCAAGCAGACCGTGGTCGTGGAAAACAAGACCGGTGCCGGCGGCAACATCGCCGCGGCGCTCGTGGCCAAAGCGCCGCCGGACGGCTACACGATGCTGCTGGCCATGAGCGGCAACCTGGCGGTGTCGCCCGCGCTGAAACCGGCCACCCTGCCCTACAAGGTGCCGCAGGACTTCACGTCCATCGGCCTGATCCTGGAAGCGCCGCACGGGCTGTTCGTGGCGCCCAACTCGCGCTTCAAGACCGCGGCGGAGCTCATTGCCGCCGCCCGGACCAAGGAGATGAGCTTTGCTTCCACCGGCGCCGGCGGCGCCGCGCATATCGGCATGGAGCGCATCAAGGAGCTGGGCAAGCTCAAGCTGCTGCACATTCCCTACCGCGGCTCGGGGCCGGCCATCACCGACCTGCTGGGCGGGCAGGTCGACATGTTCTTCGCCACCGCATCGCCGCTGATGCCGCAAGTGCGGCAAGGGGCGTTGCGCCTGTTGGCGGTGTCGGGGGAGAACCGCAATCCCGGCCTGCCCGACGTGCCCACCTTCAAGGAGCTGGGCATAGACATGACCCTGACCCAGTGGTACGGCCTGGTGGCGCCGGCCGGTACGCCGCAGGAGATCCAGCGCCTGCTGTCCGGCCACCTGAGCCAGGCGCTGAAGGACCCGCAGGTCCGCGAAGTCATACGCCGCGATGCAGCGGTCGAACACGATCTGCCCATGGACCGCTTTACGGCCTACATCGAGCGCGACATCGCGCAATACCGTACGGTCGCCACCCCCGAATTGCTGAAACAGATCGGCGCATAG
- a CDS encoding sulfurtransferase, whose amino-acid sequence MPFDTLISAQALAGLMAGQHPPLVVDCGFDLMDTQAGLLAYRRAHLPGAHYLHLEEDLSGAVTGRNGRHPLPDREAFAARMAALGADDDTQIVAYDNAGGVYAARLWWLMRWIGHRAVAVLDGGAAAWTAAGYAMTGEPAAVARPGRLTAREPLARTVSHQDVRDNLATRKRLVVDARAPDRFRGENETIDPVGGHIPGARNRLFRENLDSLGQFRSPEALRAGFQALLAGYPPEQLISQCGSGVTACHNLLALEIAGLPGAALYPGSWSEWCVQAGAPVATGAAD is encoded by the coding sequence ATGCCCTTCGATACCTTGATCTCCGCGCAGGCGCTGGCCGGCCTGATGGCGGGACAGCATCCGCCCCTGGTCGTCGATTGCGGCTTCGACCTGATGGACACGCAGGCGGGCCTGCTGGCCTACCGGCGCGCGCATCTGCCCGGCGCGCACTACCTGCATCTGGAAGAAGACCTGAGCGGCGCCGTCACCGGACGCAACGGGCGCCATCCCTTGCCCGATCGGGAAGCCTTTGCCGCCCGCATGGCGGCGCTGGGCGCGGACGACGATACCCAGATCGTGGCCTATGACAACGCGGGCGGGGTGTATGCCGCCCGCTTGTGGTGGCTGATGCGCTGGATCGGCCATCGTGCCGTTGCCGTCCTGGATGGCGGCGCCGCCGCATGGACGGCCGCGGGGTACGCCATGACCGGCGAACCGGCCGCCGTGGCGCGCCCGGGTCGCCTGACGGCGCGCGAGCCGCTCGCGCGCACGGTGTCGCACCAGGACGTGCGCGACAACCTGGCCACGCGGAAGCGGCTGGTGGTCGACGCGCGCGCGCCTGACCGCTTCCGCGGCGAGAACGAAACCATCGATCCCGTGGGCGGACACATCCCCGGTGCGCGCAACCGGCTTTTCCGCGAGAATCTCGATTCCCTGGGGCAATTCCGGTCGCCGGAGGCGCTGCGCGCGGGCTTCCAGGCCCTGCTGGCGGGCTACCCGCCGGAACAGCTCATCAGCCAGTGCGGATCCGGCGTCACCGCCTGCCATAATCTGCTGGCGCTGGAAATCGCCGGCCTGCCAGGCGCGGCCCTGTATCCCGGCTCGTGGAGCGAGTGGTGCGTCCAAGCGGGCGCACCGGTAGCCACGGGCGCGGCCGATTGA
- a CDS encoding carboxymuconolactone decarboxylase family protein, with translation MLNDWTQTLANNRQAAGTLARNHPQLLTAFRGLNEAQGATGTLDAKTRELIALAVAVTTRCDGCIAAHAAAARQAGVTETELSEALATAIALNAGAAYVYSLRAMDALIEPKG, from the coding sequence ATGCTGAACGACTGGACCCAGACCCTGGCGAACAATCGCCAGGCCGCCGGCACGCTCGCCAGGAACCACCCGCAGCTGCTGACGGCATTCCGCGGCCTGAACGAGGCCCAGGGAGCGACCGGCACCCTGGACGCCAAGACCCGCGAGCTGATCGCGCTGGCCGTCGCCGTGACCACCCGCTGCGATGGCTGCATCGCCGCGCACGCCGCCGCCGCGCGCCAGGCCGGCGTGACGGAGACCGAGCTCAGCGAAGCCCTGGCCACCGCCATCGCCCTGAACGCCGGCGCCGCGTACGTGTACTCGCTGCGCGCCATGGACGCCCTTATCGAACCCAAAGGCTGA
- the tam gene encoding trans-aconitate 2-methyltransferase encodes MAQDKWSSRQYLIFENERTRPVRDLLSAVPLEAAREVIDLGCGPGNSTEVLARRFPSAKVAGLDSSADMIAAARKRMPDVEFEVADIHTWQTSTAYDVILSNAVFQWVPGHETLFPALAAKLAEGGSLAIQMPDTMDEPPHRMMRELAQDGPWADKLKDASQSRTALNSAQWYYELLSPHCSRVDIWRTTYYHVLKDGPAAIVEWFKGSALRPFLDPLDEEEKQAYLARYTSLIEQTHRAQADGSVLLPFPRLFMVATR; translated from the coding sequence ATGGCGCAGGACAAATGGTCTTCCAGGCAGTATCTGATCTTCGAAAACGAGCGCACCCGTCCCGTGCGCGATCTGCTGTCCGCCGTACCGCTCGAAGCGGCCCGCGAAGTCATCGACCTGGGTTGCGGTCCCGGTAATTCCACGGAGGTACTCGCGCGGCGCTTTCCCTCGGCCAAGGTGGCGGGCCTGGACAGTTCCGCCGACATGATCGCCGCGGCCCGCAAGCGCATGCCGGACGTGGAATTCGAGGTGGCGGACATCCACACCTGGCAAACGTCCACGGCGTATGACGTCATCCTGTCGAACGCGGTGTTCCAATGGGTGCCTGGCCATGAGACGCTGTTTCCCGCACTGGCCGCCAAACTGGCGGAAGGCGGCAGCCTGGCGATCCAGATGCCCGACACCATGGACGAACCGCCGCACCGCATGATGCGCGAGCTGGCGCAGGACGGTCCGTGGGCGGACAAGCTGAAGGACGCCAGCCAGTCCCGCACCGCGCTGAATTCCGCGCAGTGGTATTACGAGCTGCTGTCGCCGCATTGCAGCCGCGTGGATATATGGCGCACGACCTACTACCACGTGCTCAAGGATGGTCCCGCGGCCATCGTGGAATGGTTCAAGGGCAGCGCGCTCAGGCCTTTCCTGGACCCGCTGGACGAGGAAGAAAAGCAGGCCTACCTGGCCCGCTACACGTCGTTGATCGAGCAGACGCACCGGGCGCAGGCGGACGGCTCCGTGCTGCTGCCCTTTCCGCGCCTGTTCATGGTGGCGACACGCTGA